One Hydrogenobaculum sp. 3684 genomic window, CCAAAGCACCTCTACCAGCTTCATCTACACAAGCCAACGTTAAGCCTCTTTTCAAAAATTGATGTTCGTATATTAGGATTTCTTGGATTTGGCTTCTTGTTTGAGCTTGTCGTGAGCCTCTTTTTCCCATGATTTAATCTCTTTTATCTTACGCGCTGCAGTTTTACCCTTTAGCTGTCTTAAGAAGTATAGCTTTGCCCTTCTCACCTTACCGTATTTTACTAGCTGTATGCTGTCTATGTTGGGGCTATAGTATGGGAATGTTCTTTCTATACCTACTCCGTAAGATTCTTTTCTCACTGTAAACATCTTATTTAGGCCCTTATTTTTTATCCTTATGACTATACCTTCAAAGCCCTGTATCCTTTCTTTATCACCTTCTTTTATTTTGTAATTTACCCTTATGGTATCACCTACTTTAAACTTTGGATACTCTTTCTTAGGGGTATAGAGCTTTTCTAACTCTTGAATATTCATGGCTTTTGACCTCCAAAAATCGTTTTAAGCCAATATTATACCATAAATTAGATTTTTGGATTTAACATATTTTCTTTATCTATAGGTAGGCCAGTCTCAGTGGAAAGACAAGGGGCTCTAAAGAGTGAACCATGCCATACGCCCTGAAGAGTCCTTATCATAACTATCGTATAAAAAACGGTGAGCATAA contains:
- the rplS gene encoding 50S ribosomal protein L19 — translated: MNIQELEKLYTPKKEYPKFKVGDTIRVNYKIKEGDKERIQGFEGIVIRIKNKGLNKMFTVRKESYGVGIERTFPYYSPNIDSIQLVKYGKVRRAKLYFLRQLKGKTAARKIKEIKSWEKEAHDKLKQEAKSKKS